The Virgibacillus dokdonensis genome includes a window with the following:
- a CDS encoding glycoside hydrolase family 1 protein, whose product MSQYTFPNDFWWGSAASATQTEGAAAIDGKGKNIWDYWYEQEPNRFFQQVGPSEASRFYEAYQTDIALMKKLGHNSFRMSISWSRLMPNGTGEVNPAAVNFYHHVLDELINAGIEPFVNLYHFDMPLAMQQIGGWENRDVVEAFQAYARTCFQLFGPKVSKWFTQNEPIVPVEAGYLYDMHYPNVVDFKRAVQVGYHSALASAKAIQAYKEERQQGKIGIILNVTPSYPRSSHAADVKAAKIADLFFNRSFLDVSVKGEFPKELIQLLEKHDLLPVTQTEDRVIFSNYTIDLLGVNYYQPRRVKAKEYAAHPDAPIMPEHFFDAYDMPGRKMNPYRGWEIYEKGIYDILINLKDNYNNVECFISENGMGVENEQRFKDDSGIIQDDYRIDFYKDHLKWGHKALEEGANVKGYHVWTFMDNWSWMNAYKNRYGLVSVDLNNNAKRSIKKSGYWFKDVATNNGFFTEA is encoded by the coding sequence ATGTCACAATACACATTTCCTAACGACTTTTGGTGGGGAAGCGCTGCTTCAGCTACGCAAACAGAAGGTGCTGCAGCAATTGACGGTAAAGGAAAAAATATTTGGGATTATTGGTATGAACAAGAACCGAATCGTTTTTTTCAACAAGTCGGTCCCAGTGAAGCGTCCCGTTTTTATGAAGCCTATCAAACAGATATTGCCTTAATGAAAAAGTTAGGTCATAATTCCTTTCGTATGTCTATCTCCTGGTCACGTCTTATGCCAAATGGTACAGGAGAGGTGAATCCAGCAGCGGTGAATTTTTACCATCACGTACTGGATGAGCTAATCAATGCAGGGATTGAGCCTTTTGTAAACCTCTATCATTTTGATATGCCGCTAGCTATGCAACAGATAGGTGGCTGGGAAAACCGCGATGTTGTCGAAGCCTTTCAAGCATATGCTCGTACTTGTTTCCAATTATTTGGTCCTAAAGTGAGCAAATGGTTTACACAGAATGAACCCATTGTTCCCGTAGAGGCTGGCTATCTATATGATATGCACTATCCAAATGTCGTTGATTTCAAACGAGCTGTTCAAGTAGGATATCATTCTGCTTTAGCTAGTGCCAAAGCGATCCAAGCCTATAAAGAAGAAAGGCAACAAGGAAAGATAGGTATCATTTTAAATGTAACCCCATCTTATCCAAGAAGCAGTCACGCAGCTGACGTAAAAGCTGCGAAAATTGCAGATTTATTTTTTAACCGCTCTTTTTTAGATGTCTCTGTAAAAGGTGAATTCCCGAAAGAACTTATCCAATTACTGGAAAAACATGACCTGTTACCAGTCACTCAAACGGAGGATCGCGTCATTTTCTCAAATTATACGATTGACCTTTTAGGGGTAAACTATTATCAGCCCCGTCGAGTAAAAGCAAAAGAATATGCCGCTCACCCAGACGCCCCTATAATGCCTGAGCATTTTTTTGACGCTTATGACATGCCGGGCAGAAAAATGAACCCCTATCGTGGTTGGGAAATATATGAAAAAGGAATTTATGATATTTTAATCAACTTAAAAGATAACTATAATAATGTAGAGTGCTTCATTTCTGAAAATGGTATGGGCGTAGAAAATGAGCAGCGATTTAAAGATGATTCTGGAATCATTCAAGATGATTATCGAATTGATTTTTACAAAGATCATTTAAAATGGGGCCACAAGGCATTAGAAGAAGGAGCTAACGTTAAAGGGTATCACGTATGGACATTTATGGATAATTGGTCTTGGATGAATGCCTATAAAAATCGCTACGGCTTAGTTTCCGTTGATTTAAATAATAACGCGAAACGTTCCATTAAGAAAAGCGGTTATTGGTTTAAAGATGTCGCTACTAACAATGGCTTTTTTACAGAAGCATAA
- a CDS encoding ROK family protein — protein MKHYLAFDFGGTYIKYAVIDEEANISLEDKIPTPDHLQDLLDFIQQTVQQVKQKKEIKGLAISCPGTITADGEVQGTSAIPYLHDIALKKVLHEATDMPVAVENDANCAALAELWKGGAVGLQDALVIVIGTGIGGAIISNGALYRGAHLYGGEFGYAILFADPKTKRIDYWSQMGSTSAIVRKVAEQKGISANSLSGEQIFSMANNGDEICQQAIEEFYFVLATGIYNLQHMYDPELILIGGGISARQDFMSSLSTSIQDVQQSMGIGNPHGKVTTCTFLQQANLIGATYHFLQSKS, from the coding sequence ATGAAACACTACCTTGCATTTGACTTTGGCGGAACGTATATCAAATACGCAGTAATAGATGAAGAAGCAAACATTTCTTTAGAAGACAAAATCCCAACTCCCGATCATTTACAAGATTTATTGGATTTTATCCAACAAACAGTGCAGCAAGTAAAACAAAAGAAAGAAATTAAAGGACTAGCGATTAGTTGTCCAGGAACGATTACGGCTGATGGTGAAGTACAAGGGACGAGTGCCATCCCTTATTTACACGACATCGCTTTAAAGAAGGTACTGCATGAAGCAACAGACATGCCAGTCGCAGTGGAAAATGACGCAAACTGTGCAGCACTTGCGGAGTTATGGAAAGGCGGCGCTGTTGGACTACAAGATGCATTGGTCATTGTCATTGGTACAGGTATTGGTGGAGCTATCATTTCAAACGGTGCATTATATCGTGGTGCGCATCTTTATGGTGGAGAGTTCGGCTACGCTATTTTGTTTGCAGATCCAAAAACCAAACGAATCGATTATTGGAGTCAGATGGGATCTACTTCTGCCATCGTACGAAAAGTCGCTGAACAAAAAGGGATTTCAGCAAACTCGTTATCTGGAGAACAAATTTTTTCCATGGCTAACAATGGAGATGAGATTTGTCAGCAAGCTATCGAGGAATTTTATTTTGTTTTAGCAACAGGCATATACAACTTACAGCATATGTATGATCCTGAACTTATTTTAATCGGTGGGGGTATTAGTGCAAGGCAAGATTTTATGTCTTCCCTTTCTACTAGCATACAGGATGTTCAACAATCAATGGGAATAGGCAACCCGCACGGAAAAGTAACTACTTGTACTTTTTTACAACAGGCAAATCTTATCGGGGCAACCTATCATTTCCTTCAATCTAAATCATAA
- a CDS encoding MurR/RpiR family transcriptional regulator: MKRVVRLINSDLFLLIESSRLKFTVVDEQIAAYFLEGNPPLKQSAIAKKINVSTASITRFCQKIGFENYKEFIYAYRNALEEHTIDKNNVTHNLKFRYKELINTIDENLDIQDIKTVCDYIYNHKIIHVYGLGLSAIAGADFKFRFTRIGKFIEVVQDHNSIEMVSSLLNEDNLVIYLSLRAENQYVLDSLQQLKQQGTSIVIITSNHSEEIKELANVTLLTSSLQNTNEVGQISVQIPLLIIIDMIYSQYISMYRENISKWIHTEHAYRQGHNMKNKRF; encoded by the coding sequence ATGAAGCGGGTGGTACGGTTGATTAACAGTGATCTATTTTTATTAATTGAAAGTTCTAGATTGAAGTTTACAGTAGTAGATGAACAAATTGCTGCTTATTTTTTAGAGGGAAATCCTCCTCTCAAACAGTCGGCAATTGCAAAAAAAATAAATGTATCTACTGCTTCTATTACAAGGTTTTGTCAAAAAATAGGCTTTGAAAACTATAAGGAATTTATCTATGCCTATCGAAATGCGTTAGAAGAGCATACTATTGATAAAAACAATGTGACACATAATCTTAAATTTCGTTATAAAGAATTGATTAATACGATTGATGAAAATCTAGATATACAAGATATTAAAACGGTATGCGATTATATTTACAATCATAAGATCATTCATGTGTACGGATTAGGATTAAGCGCAATTGCTGGAGCTGATTTCAAATTTCGATTTACTAGGATTGGTAAATTTATTGAAGTAGTGCAAGATCATAATTCCATCGAGATGGTCTCTTCCCTTTTAAATGAAGATAATTTAGTTATTTATTTGTCGTTACGAGCAGAAAACCAATATGTTCTTGACTCCCTACAACAGCTTAAACAACAAGGGACATCGATTGTTATCATCACTTCAAATCATTCAGAAGAAATAAAAGAACTGGCAAATGTTACTTTACTGACTTCAAGTTTACAAAACACAAATGAAGTTGGACAAATCTCTGTACAGATCCCGCTGCTCATTATTATTGATATGATTTATTCGCAGTACATTAGCATGTACAGAGAAAATATAAGCAAATGGATTCATACGGAACACGCTTATAGACAAGGTCACAACATGAAGAATAAGCGATTCTAA
- a CDS encoding glycoside hydrolase family 38 C-terminal domain-containing protein — protein MKKKIHVIAHTHWDYEWYFTSSESFIQLCYHIDEVIKALEDGVLDYYMLDGQMSIVEDYLEVHPDKQQILQSLIAAGKLKVGPWYTQSDQMIIRGESLVRNLQLGIESGDALGGADRLGYIPDAFGQSMDMPKIFSQFAIDKAVFWRGLSSDQLNTREFYWQSEDGSNLLTYNIKDGYFVGVQLIEVDYAKPLLEQIKQNTTSSHIALPVGGDQRYVDFNLKERIAHYNEQLTDDHFIESNYDHLFAGIEKEAKDLPNVQGELLNAEVSKIHRSIYSSRYDHKYLNDKIERRLIFQIEPLMSLADQLGIPYKQALIDKIWKLTLRNHAHDSAGGCNSDKTNQAILQRFIEADQLSYSVVDYLTRKISESRNNVKNNQVTIFNTLPIIREQVITIALSLPETSFSIYHGEQKLDYDIRNITKHSNAPIRKTIDPAPASYYYEIEIALPVKLQPLGYEVLDIVLKEDRMETVPASEKQEVTPNTIENEYYQVQVKNGSVQVLDKESNTLYPNFLLVEDAGDDGDNYDYSQPENDWKLQFKFDTASVSSNPGTWKSTLKLNGNFVVPKNQHEREQGTATALIPYTCTIGLEAHKQAVDIHLKINNQAMDHRMRLLINGGVNTEESIADTPFGTISRPVTDPNFKHWQEKGWKEEPTGIYPMLSFVQLHDQQKSVTAFTKGIKEYEIIGSKEKDIALTLFRAVGYLGKPDLKRRPGVASGNQFKYIETPDSQLLKSLTFKVSVRIGRTCNQACAFADYQKYAMSIPYYQQQSLNQFTNTLKYFVMQPLPFQVPETYSLVDATNVKQVVFSSCKKARQSKGMILRFFNPTNQAMEDGGELTCKENVHFWQFTTMEEKLDKSNQRSSQTIHLGSFKPKEVKTIYIEFK, from the coding sequence ATGAAAAAGAAAATTCATGTGATCGCTCATACACATTGGGACTATGAGTGGTATTTTACAAGTAGCGAATCATTTATCCAGCTTTGTTACCATATAGATGAGGTAATCAAAGCGTTAGAAGATGGTGTCCTCGACTACTATATGCTGGACGGACAAATGAGTATAGTGGAAGATTACCTGGAGGTACACCCAGATAAACAACAAATATTACAATCACTCATCGCAGCTGGAAAATTAAAAGTTGGTCCTTGGTACACACAATCCGATCAAATGATTATTCGTGGTGAATCGCTCGTCCGCAATTTGCAGCTTGGTATTGAATCTGGAGATGCATTAGGCGGAGCAGATCGATTAGGGTATATCCCAGATGCGTTCGGACAATCCATGGATATGCCAAAGATTTTTTCACAATTTGCGATTGATAAAGCTGTCTTTTGGCGCGGATTGTCCTCTGACCAATTAAACACGAGAGAATTCTACTGGCAGTCAGAGGATGGATCTAATCTATTAACCTACAATATAAAAGATGGTTACTTTGTCGGTGTACAACTCATTGAAGTAGACTATGCAAAGCCTTTATTAGAGCAAATAAAACAGAATACCACTTCATCTCATATTGCTCTACCGGTGGGTGGGGATCAACGATATGTCGATTTTAATTTAAAAGAACGGATTGCTCACTATAACGAACAGCTTACAGATGATCACTTCATCGAAAGTAACTACGATCACCTCTTTGCAGGCATCGAGAAAGAAGCGAAGGATTTACCAAATGTCCAAGGAGAATTATTGAATGCGGAAGTTTCTAAAATTCATCGTTCTATTTACTCATCTCGCTATGATCACAAATATTTGAACGATAAAATAGAACGTCGGTTAATTTTTCAAATTGAGCCATTAATGAGCCTAGCAGACCAGCTAGGAATTCCATATAAACAAGCGCTTATAGATAAAATTTGGAAATTAACATTACGTAACCACGCTCATGATAGTGCTGGTGGCTGTAATAGCGATAAAACAAACCAAGCCATTTTACAACGCTTTATTGAAGCTGACCAACTTTCCTATTCTGTCGTCGATTACTTAACACGAAAAATCAGTGAATCAAGGAATAATGTAAAAAATAATCAAGTAACTATCTTTAACACGTTACCAATAATAAGAGAGCAAGTTATTACCATTGCTTTATCATTACCAGAGACGAGCTTTTCTATATATCATGGAGAACAAAAATTGGATTATGACATCCGAAATATAACGAAGCATTCCAATGCACCGATTCGTAAAACAATCGATCCTGCTCCTGCATCGTATTATTACGAAATCGAAATTGCCTTGCCTGTAAAATTACAACCGCTTGGCTATGAAGTGCTTGATATTGTATTGAAAGAAGATCGTATGGAAACAGTTCCTGCTTCCGAGAAGCAAGAGGTCACTCCAAATACAATTGAAAATGAATATTATCAAGTACAAGTTAAGAATGGCAGTGTTCAAGTTCTCGACAAAGAAAGTAACACCTTATATCCTAATTTCTTACTTGTTGAAGATGCTGGTGATGACGGAGATAACTACGACTACTCGCAACCAGAAAATGACTGGAAATTACAATTTAAATTTGACACAGCTAGTGTTTCTAGCAATCCAGGAACTTGGAAAAGCACACTGAAGCTTAACGGAAATTTTGTTGTCCCTAAAAACCAGCACGAACGCGAACAAGGAACTGCTACGGCATTGATTCCTTACACCTGCACTATTGGGTTAGAAGCGCATAAGCAGGCTGTAGATATTCATTTGAAAATAAATAATCAAGCAATGGATCATCGCATGCGCTTACTAATAAATGGTGGAGTAAATACAGAGGAAAGTATTGCTGATACACCTTTCGGGACTATATCTCGTCCTGTAACTGACCCTAACTTCAAACATTGGCAGGAAAAGGGCTGGAAAGAAGAGCCAACAGGTATTTATCCGATGCTTAGCTTTGTTCAATTGCATGACCAACAAAAAAGCGTGACCGCCTTTACAAAAGGGATCAAAGAATACGAAATTATCGGTTCTAAAGAAAAAGATATAGCACTCACGCTATTTCGTGCAGTAGGCTATCTTGGTAAACCAGATTTGAAACGGCGACCAGGGGTGGCTTCTGGTAATCAGTTCAAATATATCGAAACACCTGATAGCCAATTGCTTAAATCATTAACATTTAAGGTCTCTGTTCGCATTGGGCGTACATGTAATCAAGCTTGCGCATTTGCAGATTACCAAAAATATGCCATGTCGATTCCTTACTATCAACAGCAAAGCTTAAACCAATTTACGAATACGCTAAAATACTTTGTGATGCAACCACTCCCTTTTCAAGTACCAGAAACCTATTCTTTGGTGGATGCGACAAATGTGAAACAAGTTGTATTTAGTTCATGTAAAAAAGCACGTCAAAGTAAAGGAATGATCTTACGCTTTTTCAATCCGACAAACCAAGCTATGGAAGATGGTGGCGAGCTAACCTGCAAAGAAAACGTCCACTTTTGGCAGTTTACAACGATGGAAGAGAAACTGGATAAATCCAACCAAAGAAGTAGCCAAACCATTCATTTAGGAAGCTTTAAGCCAAAAGAAGTTAAAACAATATATATCGAATTTAAATAA
- a CDS encoding PTS sugar transporter subunit IIA — MVTSILDIQHITFDSSVTTKDEALQFIADFAKEKEIVKSAKAYYKGLKKREQEVTTGFKSSIAIPHCKHKTVKKPALMLVKFTNPIEWESMDHQPVHMTFALAIPEGKNQEHLTLLSTISRALIDEAFTKSIMEAATAEELHAIIQNKLLAQSD; from the coding sequence ATGGTGACATCGATCTTAGATATACAACATATTACTTTTGATTCTTCCGTAACGACAAAAGATGAAGCTTTACAATTTATTGCTGACTTTGCAAAAGAAAAAGAGATTGTTAAATCGGCTAAAGCATATTATAAAGGGCTAAAAAAACGTGAGCAAGAGGTTACGACAGGTTTTAAGAGCTCCATTGCTATTCCTCACTGTAAGCATAAAACAGTGAAGAAACCTGCACTGATGTTAGTGAAATTTACGAACCCAATTGAGTGGGAATCGATGGATCATCAACCTGTTCATATGACGTTCGCCCTTGCTATTCCTGAAGGGAAAAATCAAGAGCATCTCACATTACTCAGTACAATTTCTCGGGCATTAATTGATGAAGCATTTACAAAATCGATTATGGAAGCTGCAACAGCTGAGGAATTGCATGCGATTATTCAAAATAAATTACTTGCTCAAAGTGACTAA
- a CDS encoding PTS fructose transporter subunit IIC, translating into MSKKKIVGVTACSAGIAHTYMAAESLEKAGVAKGYDIKVETQGSIGVENKLTAQEIEAADVVILAVEINIDMTRFAGKRVLRVRAAEAIKNPEALIEKALNEAPIYGEKGTKAGVAKMGKTEEGGFFQHIMAGISYMIPMVIASGLILAIANVYAFQKDDAGRIVNWGFDTSTFMGDLMSNLFSVGQVGFLLMIPLFAGFVANSIAGKPAIAAAMIGTYIANDAEMLGAEAGGGFLAAILVAFAAGYLVKGLKKIPYPKIIQPIVPIMLLPLVSTLIISIFVLYVIGNPMASMMDFLYEGLTTLNENYAAAPVIVGIIIGAMVGFDLGGPINKTALVFGTAVFTDTVAKYGIEGANFVPQTATQAAISVAPLGIWLASILFKKKFSPTEKVSAHSAFGMGMVGVTEGAIPFAAQDPIRMIPAFVAGSAVAGGLAAGLGAKFYGGIGSPLGTFVGYIEQPIPFVTWIFSVMTGVLVTAVIIGFTKKKVE; encoded by the coding sequence ATGTCTAAAAAGAAAATTGTTGGTGTTACAGCTTGTTCAGCCGGAATAGCCCATACGTATATGGCCGCCGAATCTTTAGAAAAGGCTGGCGTTGCTAAAGGTTACGACATCAAAGTGGAAACACAAGGTTCCATCGGTGTCGAAAACAAACTAACTGCTCAGGAAATTGAAGCAGCTGACGTAGTAATACTAGCTGTAGAAATTAATATCGATATGACACGTTTTGCAGGTAAGCGTGTATTAAGAGTACGAGCAGCAGAAGCAATTAAAAATCCTGAGGCTTTAATTGAAAAGGCTTTAAATGAGGCTCCTATTTACGGTGAAAAGGGAACAAAAGCGGGAGTAGCAAAGATGGGCAAAACAGAAGAAGGCGGTTTCTTCCAGCATATTATGGCAGGTATTTCCTACATGATCCCAATGGTTATTGCTTCCGGACTTATTTTAGCTATTGCCAATGTATACGCATTCCAAAAAGATGATGCAGGAAGAATTGTCAACTGGGGTTTTGATACTTCTACATTTATGGGCGATTTAATGTCCAACTTGTTCAGTGTTGGGCAAGTCGGTTTCCTATTAATGATCCCTTTGTTTGCTGGATTTGTTGCGAACTCTATCGCCGGAAAACCAGCAATTGCAGCAGCCATGATTGGAACCTATATTGCCAATGATGCAGAAATGCTTGGCGCTGAAGCTGGAGGAGGATTTTTAGCAGCTATTCTAGTTGCCTTTGCAGCTGGGTATCTTGTCAAAGGGCTTAAAAAAATTCCTTATCCAAAAATCATTCAGCCTATCGTACCAATCATGCTACTACCATTAGTAAGTACATTAATTATTTCTATTTTTGTCCTATACGTGATTGGAAATCCAATGGCCTCTATGATGGACTTCTTATATGAAGGGTTAACGACTTTAAATGAAAATTATGCGGCAGCACCAGTAATTGTAGGTATTATTATTGGCGCAATGGTCGGCTTTGACCTTGGTGGACCAATTAATAAAACAGCACTTGTTTTTGGTACAGCAGTCTTTACGGACACCGTTGCTAAATATGGCATTGAAGGTGCTAACTTTGTACCACAGACAGCAACTCAAGCAGCGATTTCTGTTGCTCCACTTGGAATATGGCTTGCCTCTATACTCTTTAAAAAGAAATTTTCACCAACCGAAAAAGTATCTGCACATAGTGCATTTGGTATGGGGATGGTTGGTGTAACAGAGGGTGCTATACCTTTTGCGGCACAAGACCCAATTCGAATGATCCCTGCCTTTGTTGCTGGTTCAGCAGTTGCTGGAGGACTTGCAGCGGGATTAGGCGCCAAATTTTACGGCGGTATCGGCTCTCCACTTGGTACATTTGTCGGATATATTGAACAGCCTATTCCTTTTGTTACATGGATTTTCAGTGTCATGACAGGGGTACTCGTTACAGCCGTTATTATTGGATTTACAAAGAAAAAGGTGGAATAA
- a CDS encoding phosphatase PAP2 family protein, which yields MKVKKDFSWLFIFVGIIFMILFGIVSLGVFQESTSIENIDLAIIEVIQTNVTDTKTAFLSILSEIGNIRLSIALTIAFVIFLFIKRWYLAGFWLGGTVLCFAAIGTKLIKKVMGRARPNILPLIEKTTESFPSGHATSATIFYGILGLVLILLTNKYWKKTAVGLAVLVLIGFILMTRIYLGVHFPTDVIGGFLYGMATVFISVGIYKRVLEPLQQVLLRFNIQDRSISRTEGGSSCFSQSGGEGKEV from the coding sequence TTGAAGGTTAAAAAAGATTTTTCATGGTTATTTATTTTCGTTGGTATTATTTTTATGATTCTTTTTGGGATTGTTAGTTTAGGAGTCTTTCAAGAAAGCACGTCAATAGAAAATATTGATTTGGCAATAATTGAAGTGATCCAAACTAATGTCACCGATACAAAAACAGCCTTCCTCTCAATATTATCGGAGATTGGCAACATAAGACTGAGTATCGCATTAACAATAGCATTTGTTATTTTTCTTTTTATTAAGAGATGGTATTTGGCTGGCTTTTGGCTTGGTGGAACTGTTCTTTGCTTTGCGGCAATTGGCACAAAGCTGATTAAAAAGGTAATGGGCCGAGCACGACCGAACATTCTTCCATTGATTGAAAAAACAACAGAGAGCTTCCCAAGCGGCCATGCAACGTCGGCGACCATTTTTTATGGAATTCTTGGACTGGTGCTCATTCTTCTTACAAATAAATACTGGAAAAAAACGGCAGTCGGGTTGGCTGTACTCGTATTAATTGGTTTTATTTTAATGACGAGAATTTATCTTGGTGTACATTTTCCAACCGATGTAATTGGAGGCTTCTTATATGGGATGGCAACTGTCTTTATTTCCGTAGGTATTTATAAGCGCGTTCTGGAGCCGCTGCAACAAGTACTGCTTCGGTTTAACATTCAGGATCGAAGCATAAGTAGGACAGAGGGGGGAAGTTCCTGTTTTTCCCAATCAGGCGGTGAGGGAAAGGAAGTTTGA
- a CDS encoding DUF1232 domain-containing protein — translation MKDHETFRNFLNRLIDERSLSLRKLGKISGIDHATLSKIINGKREANLIHLQKLSVSLDIELTTFMHAAGYITEPKQKEDSDIQNSVDLIQKLIKTTNNYDEDFTFEKVKQEIAKYQDYSQTTDGRNKILQEFENKIEKTDSKGPCISQLRTMFFRFSAKKGTVREIALMGAALIYFIITTDLLPDYLLPIGFLDDAVIVQAVLQYMDSKKF, via the coding sequence ATGAAGGATCATGAGACATTTCGCAACTTCTTAAATCGTTTAATAGATGAGAGATCTTTATCTTTAAGAAAGTTAGGTAAAATCTCAGGGATTGATCATGCTACCCTTTCAAAAATTATAAATGGAAAGCGGGAGGCAAACTTAATCCATTTACAAAAGCTTTCTGTAAGTCTTGATATCGAATTAACAACATTTATGCATGCTGCAGGTTATATAACTGAACCTAAACAGAAGGAAGACTCAGATATTCAAAATTCAGTGGATTTAATACAAAAATTAATAAAAACAACCAACAACTATGATGAGGATTTTACATTTGAGAAAGTGAAACAAGAAATTGCCAAATATCAGGATTACAGTCAGACAACGGATGGTAGAAATAAGATTTTGCAGGAATTTGAGAATAAAATTGAAAAAACAGACAGCAAGGGACCCTGCATATCACAATTACGAACCATGTTTTTTCGTTTTTCTGCTAAAAAAGGTACAGTCCGTGAGATTGCTTTAATGGGAGCAGCTCTAATTTATTTTATTATAACAACTGATTTATTACCAGATTACCTGCTTCCAATTGGCTTTTTGGATGATGCAGTTATTGTGCAGGCAGTTTTACAGTATATGGACAGCAAAAAGTTCTAA
- the rodA gene encoding rod shape-determining protein RodA — translation MESNTYKIDYFILFLVFCLFIYSLLAVFSGSGQYAQGTPFYFVTRQFICYLIGVGLMLLVTRFDFKLLEKWALPIYITGVVLLLLVHFGGTEKNGSKRWIDLVVIEIQPSEFMKIFLIIYLAFILRRAGKSPLTFKSSIPIVLKVTFYSLIPFLLILVQPDLGSALVILGITITLIFNSSISSKMLVFIISGITTALGCLAYLFYFQHELFTKVLKPHQLSRIYGWLDPEQYASDYGYQLQQATIGIGSGQMSGRGFTQGVQVQSGKIPEAHTDFIFAVIGEEFGFIGTVLLLLIYFLLIYRIIQIALQTTNLFGVYICVGTVGLISLQVFQNIGMTIGLMPITGLALPFISYGGSALLTNFVALGLVFSVQKHSKQFMFSDNKVT, via the coding sequence ATGGAATCAAATACATATAAGATTGATTACTTCATTCTCTTTTTAGTCTTTTGTTTGTTTATTTACAGTCTGCTTGCAGTATTTAGTGGTTCTGGCCAATACGCTCAAGGGACTCCCTTTTATTTCGTTACGAGGCAATTTATATGTTACCTTATTGGAGTCGGATTAATGCTTCTTGTAACAAGGTTTGATTTTAAATTATTGGAAAAATGGGCACTGCCTATATATATTACGGGAGTTGTACTTCTTCTACTTGTCCATTTTGGGGGAACAGAAAAAAATGGTTCCAAGCGTTGGATCGACCTTGTAGTAATCGAAATTCAACCCTCTGAGTTTATGAAAATATTCCTCATTATTTACCTGGCATTTATTTTAAGAAGAGCGGGGAAGTCTCCATTAACTTTCAAGAGTAGTATTCCTATTGTTTTAAAAGTCACTTTTTATTCTCTTATTCCATTTCTACTTATATTAGTTCAGCCAGACTTGGGTTCGGCCCTCGTTATTCTAGGGATAACGATTACTTTAATTTTTAATTCTAGTATCTCTTCAAAAATGCTCGTCTTTATCATTTCTGGTATTACAACGGCGCTAGGGTGTTTAGCTTATTTATTTTATTTTCAGCACGAGTTATTCACAAAAGTTCTAAAGCCACATCAATTATCACGAATATATGGTTGGCTTGATCCTGAACAATATGCTTCAGATTATGGTTATCAATTGCAGCAAGCAACGATAGGAATAGGCTCAGGACAAATGTCCGGAAGAGGGTTTACTCAAGGAGTGCAAGTACAAAGTGGTAAAATTCCAGAAGCGCATACAGACTTTATTTTTGCGGTAATCGGTGAAGAGTTTGGTTTTATAGGAACAGTCTTATTATTATTAATTTACTTTTTGTTAATCTATCGAATTATCCAAATTGCCTTACAAACTACTAATCTATTCGGTGTTTATATTTGTGTAGGAACTGTTGGCTTGATTAGCTTACAAGTCTTTCAAAATATTGGAATGACGATTGGTTTAATGCCGATTACTGGATTGGCGTTGCCGTTTATTAGCTATGGTGGCAGTGCACTTCTAACTAATTTCGTTGCTTTAGGACTAGTATTCAGTGTGCAAAAGCATTCTAAGCAATTTATGTTTAGCGACAATAAAGTTACTTAG